A genomic segment from Halogeometricum sp. S3BR5-2 encodes:
- a CDS encoding helix-turn-helix domain-containing protein, translating into MSDAPNMGDLIETDDPSFQHVLACVFGIQGHESRTYLTLLDNPGSTVAELADILERDRSNVNRSLTTLMEKGLADRERRLLDPGGYVYQYTGTPLPEAKEMLHAALDEWVEQVHASIEGYGREDESGEGSEGEGKGEPGA; encoded by the coding sequence ATGAGCGACGCGCCAAACATGGGGGACCTCATCGAGACGGACGACCCGAGTTTCCAGCACGTGCTCGCGTGCGTCTTCGGCATCCAGGGCCACGAGAGTCGGACCTACCTCACCCTCCTCGACAACCCCGGCAGCACCGTCGCCGAACTCGCGGACATCTTGGAGCGCGACCGGAGCAACGTCAACCGCTCGTTGACGACGCTGATGGAGAAGGGTCTCGCGGACCGCGAGCGACGGCTGCTCGACCCCGGCGGCTACGTCTACCAGTACACCGGGACGCCGCTGCCGGAAGCCAAGGAGATGCTCCACGCCGCCCTCGACGAGTGGGTCGAACAGGTCCACGCGAGCATCGAGGGGTACGGGCGCGAGGACGAGAGCGGGGAGGGGAGCGAGGGTGAAGGGAAGGGAGAACCGGGGGCCTGA
- the thrC gene encoding threonine synthase, giving the protein MSLDLTAPAPDAPDVAEDGVWLECIETGETYAPFDEIRYTSDGGHLLEVKYADPPALEDFEGQGRGVWRYRDALPFEEGVSLPEGDTPLHEAPRLREDIGVNTLRIKHEGMNPTGSFKDRGMTVGVRVAKELGVDRLACASTGNTSAALAAYGARGGMQTLVLLPSGKVAAGKIAQAALHDARILEVDGNFDSCLDIVQDLAERGEVYLLNSLNPFRLEGQKTIGLEILEEFRDDYGRFPDRIVLPVGNAGNTAALYKAFRELVQSGSLDPEEVPKLTGVQAEGAAPMVEAVENGWEDTERWDEVETRATAIRIGNPVNAPKALPGIRQTNGTAVAVSDAEITSAQRDLAREGIGVEPASAASVAGLRKLRSDGVVDADEDVVCLTTGHLLKDPDAAFEAGNEPEPVANSTESVLDHIGAE; this is encoded by the coding sequence ATGAGCCTCGACCTCACCGCGCCCGCGCCCGACGCCCCGGACGTCGCCGAGGACGGCGTGTGGCTGGAGTGCATCGAGACGGGCGAGACGTACGCCCCCTTCGATGAGATACGCTACACCAGCGACGGCGGTCACCTGCTCGAAGTCAAGTACGCCGACCCGCCCGCCCTCGAGGACTTCGAGGGGCAGGGCCGCGGCGTCTGGCGCTACCGCGACGCGCTCCCGTTCGAGGAGGGCGTCAGCCTCCCCGAGGGCGACACGCCCCTCCACGAGGCGCCCCGTCTGCGCGAGGATATCGGCGTGAACACCCTCCGCATCAAGCACGAGGGGATGAACCCGACGGGCAGTTTCAAGGACCGCGGGATGACCGTCGGCGTCCGCGTGGCGAAGGAACTCGGCGTCGACCGCCTCGCCTGCGCCTCCACGGGCAACACCTCCGCCGCCCTCGCCGCCTACGGCGCCCGCGGCGGGATGCAGACGCTCGTTCTCCTCCCCTCCGGCAAAGTCGCCGCCGGCAAGATAGCCCAGGCCGCCCTTCACGACGCCCGCATCCTCGAAGTCGACGGCAACTTCGATTCGTGTCTGGACATCGTGCAGGACCTGGCCGAACGCGGCGAGGTGTACCTGCTGAACTCGCTGAACCCCTTCCGACTGGAGGGGCAGAAGACCATCGGGCTGGAGATTTTAGAGGAGTTCCGCGACGACTACGGCCGCTTCCCGGACCGCATCGTCCTCCCCGTCGGCAACGCGGGCAACACCGCGGCGCTGTACAAGGCGTTCCGCGAACTCGTCCAGTCGGGCTCGCTGGACCCCGAGGAGGTGCCGAAACTCACCGGCGTGCAGGCGGAGGGCGCCGCCCCGATGGTCGAGGCCGTCGAGAACGGGTGGGAGGACACCGAGCGCTGGGACGAGGTGGAGACGCGCGCGACGGCCATCCGCATCGGCAACCCGGTCAACGCGCCGAAGGCCCTGCCCGGAATCCGCCAGACGAACGGGACGGCCGTCGCCGTCTCCGACGCGGAGATAACCTCGGCGCAGCGAGACCTGGCCCGCGAGGGCATCGGCGTCGAACCGGCCTCCGCGGCCTCCGTCGCCGGCCTGCGAAAACTCCGCTCGGACGGCGTCGTCGACGCCGACGAGGACGTGGTCTGTCTCACCACCGGCCACCTGCTCAAAGACCCCGACGCGGCGTTCGAGGCGGGCAACGAACCCGAACCCGTGGCGAACTCCACGGAATCGGTGCTCGACCACATCGGCGCCGAGTAA
- the serA gene encoding phosphoglycerate dehydrogenase: protein MKVLVTDPIDDAGLERLRESGHEVETAYDVTGEALLDAVADANALVVRSGTEVDESLFEAAPNLVIVGRAGIGVDNIDIDAATDHGVIVANAPEGNVRAAAEHTVAMAFAAARSIPQAHARLKGGEWAKGDYLGTELNTKTLGIVGLGRVGQEVAKRLDGIGMNLVAYDPYISEERADRLGAELVEFEECLRQADFLTVHTPLTPETEDLISTNELEIMGGGYVVNCARGGVVDEGALAAAVEKGTLDGAAIDVFADEPVSADNPLLSVEDVVVTPHLGASTEAAQENVATSIADQIDAAFAGEPVMNALNAPSVDEAAFPRIRPYIDLAETAGKVAAQLLDGRISSVEVSYEGDIAEEDVELVTASALKGVFEPLEWQVNAVNAPSIAEERGIDVTESKTLQAEDFQSLVTVTVGNDEQSLSVCGTLFAGDDPRIVRIDGYRVDAIPHGQMLVARNYDKPGVIGFIGGVLGDNDINIAGMFNARRHEEGGEAITVYNLDDPVSEEVQEKLLADERITEVRYLTLNGTGE from the coding sequence ATGAAGGTACTCGTCACGGACCCCATCGACGATGCGGGTCTGGAACGCCTTCGTGAGTCGGGTCACGAAGTCGAGACCGCCTACGATGTGACAGGGGAGGCGCTGTTGGACGCCGTCGCGGACGCGAACGCCCTCGTGGTCCGCTCCGGAACCGAAGTGGACGAATCGCTGTTCGAGGCGGCGCCGAACCTCGTCATCGTCGGCCGCGCCGGCATCGGCGTCGACAACATCGACATCGACGCCGCGACGGACCACGGCGTCATCGTCGCCAACGCCCCCGAGGGGAACGTCCGCGCCGCCGCCGAGCACACCGTCGCGATGGCGTTCGCCGCCGCGCGCTCCATCCCGCAAGCGCACGCCCGCCTCAAGGGCGGCGAGTGGGCCAAGGGCGACTACCTCGGCACCGAACTGAACACGAAGACGCTCGGTATCGTCGGCCTCGGCCGCGTCGGGCAGGAGGTGGCCAAGCGACTCGACGGTATCGGGATGAACCTCGTCGCGTACGACCCCTACATCAGCGAGGAACGCGCCGACCGACTCGGCGCCGAACTCGTGGAGTTCGAGGAGTGTCTCAGGCAGGCGGACTTCCTGACGGTCCACACGCCGCTGACCCCCGAGACGGAGGACCTCATCTCCACGAACGAGTTGGAGATAATGGGCGGCGGCTACGTCGTCAACTGCGCCCGCGGCGGCGTCGTCGACGAGGGCGCCCTCGCGGCCGCCGTCGAGAAAGGAACGCTCGACGGCGCGGCCATCGACGTGTTCGCGGACGAACCCGTCTCGGCCGACAACCCGCTTCTCTCGGTGGAGGACGTCGTCGTGACCCCGCACCTCGGCGCCTCGACGGAGGCCGCACAGGAGAACGTCGCCACCTCCATCGCCGACCAGATAGACGCGGCGTTCGCGGGCGAACCCGTGATGAACGCGCTGAACGCGCCGTCGGTCGACGAGGCCGCCTTCCCGCGCATCCGGCCGTACATCGACCTCGCGGAGACGGCGGGCAAGGTGGCCGCCCAACTCCTCGACGGCCGCATCTCCAGCGTCGAAGTCTCCTACGAGGGCGACATCGCCGAGGAGGACGTCGAACTCGTCACCGCCTCGGCGCTGAAGGGCGTCTTCGAACCGCTGGAGTGGCAGGTCAACGCCGTCAACGCCCCGAGCATCGCCGAGGAACGCGGCATCGACGTGACCGAGTCGAAGACGCTCCAGGCGGAGGACTTCCAGAGTCTCGTCACCGTCACCGTCGGCAACGACGAGCAGTCGCTCTCGGTGTGCGGAACGCTGTTCGCCGGCGACGACCCGCGCATCGTCCGCATCGACGGCTACCGCGTCGACGCCATCCCGCACGGGCAGATGCTCGTCGCGCGCAACTACGACAAACCGGGCGTCATCGGGTTCATCGGCGGCGTCCTCGGCGACAACGATATCAACATCGCCGGGATGTTCAACGCCCGCAGGCACGAGGAGGGCGGCGAGGCGATAACCGTCTACAACCTCGACGACCCCGTCTCCGAGGAGGTCCAAGAGAAACTGCTCGCGGACGAACGCATCACCGAGGTCAGATACCTCACGCTGAACGGTACCGGCGAGTAG
- a CDS encoding DUF7504 family protein, translated as MVELTDGASVSDLVSIPAGRSLLVTGPVMTGKRRIMNSLLAAGDPAARGTAIVTTRKPGDTIEREFRSLADVPDGQFSVVDCVSRSGGFGLAEAAPGRRYISDPGDLTGIGIAMTEFMRRFHEEGRDARIGLHTLSTMLMYVDLKRVFQFLHVVTGRIATSGFSGVFVLDDNVVSEREEMIMLQPFDAVMEVREDERTELRVRGADFGPRAWTPVRFDALVQ; from the coding sequence GTGGTCGAACTGACCGACGGCGCGTCCGTCTCGGACCTCGTCTCGATTCCCGCCGGGAGGAGCCTCCTCGTCACCGGTCCGGTCATGACCGGCAAGCGCCGGATTATGAACTCGCTCCTCGCGGCCGGCGACCCGGCGGCGCGGGGAACGGCCATCGTCACGACTCGGAAGCCGGGAGACACCATCGAACGGGAGTTCCGGTCGCTCGCCGACGTCCCCGACGGGCAGTTCTCGGTCGTCGACTGCGTGAGTCGCTCCGGCGGGTTCGGCCTCGCCGAGGCCGCGCCGGGCCGGCGGTACATCTCCGACCCCGGCGACCTGACCGGCATCGGCATCGCGATGACGGAGTTCATGCGGCGGTTCCACGAGGAGGGCCGCGACGCCCGCATCGGACTCCACACGCTCTCGACGATGCTGATGTACGTCGACCTCAAGCGGGTGTTCCAGTTCCTCCACGTCGTCACGGGCCGCATCGCCACCTCGGGGTTCTCCGGCGTGTTCGTCCTCGACGACAACGTCGTCTCCGAACGCGAGGAGATGATCATGCTCCAACCGTTCGACGCCGTCATGGAGGTCCGCGAGGACGAGCGGACCGAACTGCGCGTCCGCGGCGCCGACTTCGGACCGCGGGCGTGGACGCCGGTCAGGTTCGACGCGCTGGTTCAGTAG